The nucleotide sequence GGACTGATGCCCAGACCTGACCGAAGGGCTCCTTGAAATACTCGGAGAGAATCACCTTGCCGATATCATGGAGCAGGCCGGCAATGAAACAGTCATCAGGATTGTCAAGACGGGTTTGTACGGCAAGATACCTGCTGGCCACGGCCACACCAACCGAATGCCTCCAGAAGTCTTTGATGTCGAACCCTTCAAAGCTGTCTTTCCCTGAAAAGGCCTTTATGACTGACACTGAAATGACGACGTTTCGGACCGTGTTGAGACCTAATACAACCAAGGCCTGGTGAACGCTCTCAACCTTGGATTGAAGTCCGTAAAAGGCCGAGTTGACCAACCTTAATATCCTGGAGACAATGGCCTGGTCTTTCTCTATGGTTCCGGTCAGTTCAGTGATGGATATATCGTAGTCCTGGAGTAGCTTGTTTACCTTGATTGCCACTACAGGCAGGGTCGGAATATCCAGGACACGATCGAGCTTTTGGTAAAATTTCTTTGAATCCATAATTTCATAGCTGTTTACGGTTAACTATCATCATACCTCTTTTTGCACCGGTATCCGGATCGTAAAGGTGGTCCCTTTGCCCACAGTGCTCTCCACATCAATGGTACCGTTGTGCTTTTTAATGATGTTATAGGCCACGTTCAGACCCAAACCCGTTCCCTTGCCCACCTCCTTGGTGGTAAAAAACGGGTCAAATATCATGGAGAGTTTTTCCTCAGGAATCCCCATCCCCGTGTCACTTATTTTGATCTCCGCATACCCATTAACAGGCCGGGTCACGATCCTGATCTCCCCTTCCTTTTCTATGGCCTGGGCCGCATTTACCAAAAGATTCATGAAGACCTGATTCAGTTGCTGCGGATAACACTTCACCTGGGGCAGGTCTCCGTATTCCTTGACGACCTTGGCCTTGTACTTCAGCTCGTTCCAGACGACATTCAGGGTTGATTCCATGTTTTTATTGATATCTGCATACTTGGGCTTGCCTTCCCCTGGATGGGCAAAGTTCTTCAGGTCAAGGACGATCTTTTTGATTCGTTCAGTCCCCTCCCTGGATTCTTTAACGAGGTCTGAGATATCATTCAGGACAAAATCTATGTCAGCTTCAGCCTCAAGCTCGGCAATACGCTCGAGTTGCTCTGAGATGGAGACCGGGTATTCCGCTGTTGCCATGGTCTCTTTAAGGTCTGTGGTCAGTCTTCTGTATTGTTCTATGAGCATAACGATATCATCCTGATAGTCCGACAGTGTCTTCAGGTTGCTGCTCACGAATCCGGTAGGGTTATTGATCTCGTGGGCCACGCCTGCAGCCAGTTGTCCGATGGAGGCCATCTTTTCAGACTGTAAAAGCTGGCCAAGGATCTGCCTGCTTTCCGTGATGTCCCTTATGTCTTCGATAATGCCAACCAGTTTACCATCAGGTCCGCCAAAGGGAGTTGCTATCACACTGTAAAAGGTTTTGCCGCCGTCTTTGCAATCTTTTTCTATCTCACATTCAATACGCTGTTCACCGTTGAGAATTCGGACCAATGGACAGTCAGAACTATGACATAAGGGGGTGGAAAACACCCCATAGCACTTTTTGCCCATTGATTCATCTACGCTTATGCCTGATAAAGCGGAAAAAGTCTCATTGATCCTGAGTATGTTAAAATCTTTATCAATTATGCGCATACCGTCGGCTGCGGCGTTGAATATCTGATTGAGTTCTGAGTTGGCAAATCTGATTTCCTTTTCTATTTTTTTACGTTCAGAGATGTCTCTTGCTATCCCTATTGCATTCCATCTGTTTTTCAACTTTATGGATGAAATGGAAAGTGATATCGGAAACTCGGTCCCATCCTTTCTGATAGCCGTTACCTCAACTCTTTTCCCAACGACAGGACCCTGTCCGGTTTCCTTAAATCTGCCAAATCCCCTTCTAAAAGCTTCCTGATCTTTCTTTGAGACACAAAATTCATGCAAATTCTTGCCAATTACCTGTTCCGGCCTATAGCCAAATGTCCTTTCAGCGGCCTTATTCCAATAGGAGACTTTTCCTTCGTCATTCAACATAATAATAGCATCTTGGGCTAATTCACTTATCTTTAAAAGATTTTCTTTTTTTCTTGCAATGCCTTTCTGCCCTCAATACAATTACTGATTTTCTGCCTTAACTCTTTGTTGGCCTCAATAAGTTCTTTGATATATACCTTGGCATCATCTTTGATTTCTTTGTCTTTATTCATGAAGTCATCCATCACCTTTGCCTCGTAACTTTGAATCACTTGTTCGCAATTTTTCCATCCGGAAATGCAATGACCGTCTGTCTTTTCGGCATTTTGGGGATGGAAGTTTAAGGGAGCAGGGAATAGACACCGTTTCAGGAACCTGTTGTCCCAGAAAAATTGTGCTTAATCCCAAATTATGCACTTCAAACACCGAACAATAAGGAACAAATAGAAAAATCAGTAAGTTATGGTGTATTGTCCAGTTTGGAATGTTCACCCAAAAGGTGCATTCCACCGGAGTTAAAAATTGTTCGGTATTTGAAGCCACAAGGAGCAGCCAATTTTACCAAATCTGCTTTGTTGTCAGGCACTTGAAGTACAAAAGTACGTCTGCGTGCCTTCCGCCTCGCATCTTTGGCAAACTTGGCTGCTGCATAATTCGGGTTAATAAAACGGCATCTTTTGCCGATAAGAAGCAACAAAGATGTTACCTGTTCCATTTACTGTTTTGCGGAGGCATGGCAAGCATGTTGAAAAAATACAAACATACCATTCTCTTTGTAGACGACGAGAAAAATGTCTTACGCTCACTGGAGCGTCTCTTCAGAAAAGAGGGTTATGATATTTTGACTGCCAGCAGTGGGGAGGAAGGTCTGAGAAAATTGGACGGGAGACAAATTTCGGTCATTGTATCTGACCAAAGGATGCCGGGGATGACCGGCTCGGAATTCTTGAGGAGGTCCAAAAAGCTGTCTCCGGATACCATCCGGATTATGCTCACCGGCTATGCTGATATAAACGCGACCATGGATGCCATTAACAAAGGAGAGGTCTATCGATTCATAACCAAGCCATGGAATGACGAAGAGATAAAACTTATTATCAGAGATGTCCTTAAATATTATGAGCTAACTAATGAAAATAAGAGGCTTTTTAAATTAACCCGGAAACAGAACGCCGAACTGCTCGATTTAAATCAAAATCTTGAAAAAAAGGTAGAGGAAAGGACCCGGGAGGTACGGCTTAAAAATAAGAAATTGGAGGAACTGTACAAGGTAGTCAAGGGTAACCTCTTTGATTCCATACGGGTGTTCGGGCAACTGATGGAAATGTACGACCCCGACCTGGGCGGGCACTGCAAGAGGGTGGCCGCCCTCTCTAAGACCGTAGCCCAGCGCCGGGGCCTGGATGAAAAAGACTGCGAGCTTATAGAAATCGCGGCGATATTGCATGACATCGGCCTTATAGGCGTACCTCGTGAAATTCTGAGAAAAAAAGAGAAAGAGTTAACCCTTTTCGAGGCATCCATCTACCGGCAACATCCTGTGCTGGGTTACCTGGCCTTTAATTCCATTAAAAGTCTGCGGCAGGCGAGTATCCTGATCAGGTCCCATCACGAAAATTTTGACGGATCAGGATATCCGGACGGACTGAAGAATACGGGTATTCACGTGGGGGCACGGATCATTCATATAGCCAGCTCCTATGACGAAATGATTCAAAAATTGGGCCTTTCCCGTGAGGTTGCCCTGAATACCCTTAAAAAGAAAAGCGGCTACGAGTTTGATCCGGAAATCGTATTTCATTTTATGGATGTGTTGCATAATTTCAACCCGGTTGCCGGGACCGAGATGGTTATCCCTATTTCCAAGCTGGAGCCAGGGATGGTCTTATCCAGGAACCTGAAGACGGTCGGTGGCAGGCTGCTCATGGTGGCAAATACTGTCATCCACCAGGCCCATATTGAAAAAATTTACAATTTTAATCAGATAGACCCTATAGATGGAGGAGGGGTATACGTTTACAAATAAGGATTGCCGCAACTGCTGTCATTCAAAAAAATCCGTAAGAATGCCTGGCCTGCGCACCCCGGGCGGAATCATGCCCCGTCTGCACTGAGCAACCGTATAACCCTTTCCAGATCCTGCATAGAACGATAGCGTATCTCCAGTCTGCCGCCCCTTTTGGTCTGCACTATCTTTACCCTGGAACCGAGCCTGCGGGTCAGGTCTTCACAAAGGCTCCTGATGTTAGGATCTTCCTTTCTTACTCTCGTGCCCGGCCCTTTCCCTTCAGCCAATCGACGGGCCAGGACCTCTGCCTTGCGTACGGAAAGCCCTTTTTTTATTATCTCGTCCCTGAGTTCCCTCTGCCTTTCAGGATCTTCCAGCATCAAAAGGGCCCGGGCATGACCCATGCCGAGCCGCCCGTCAAGCAGATCGGTTTGAGCATAGTCAGGTAAATTGAGAAGCCTCAGGAAATTGGCCACGGTGGACCTTTCCCTCCCCACCCTTGAGGCCACCTGGGACTGTGTAAGCCCCATTTCATTGACAAGCCTGCCGTAGGCCATGGCCTCCTCCAGAGGATTCAAATCGTCTCTCTGTATGTTCTCAACCAGTGCCAGTTCGAGAAGCTCGTCCGGGCTCACGTCTTTTATGACAACAGGGACCGCCTTGAGCCCGGCCTTCTGTGCCGCCCTCCACCGCCTTTCGCCGACTATCAGCTCATAGACACCGTCAACCTCCCGGACCACCAGGGGCTGAAGGACCCCTTTCTCCCTGATGGACCCGGCAAGGCCCTCAAGAGAATCATGATCCATGCGCCTTCGCGGCTGATCGGGATTCGGCCTGATCTTCTCTATGGGACAGAGGAAAGACCCTGGACTCTCTAAATCATATATGTCTTCCGGAGAAAGAAGGGCCCCAAGCCCTTTCCCCAATCCCCTTTTGAGCTTCATCACGACCTCCTCTGGCAGCCCAGGAACTCACGGGCAAGGGCCAGGTAGCTTTCTGCCCCCCCTGGATCTCGGTTCGTATGAAAATATCGGCTTTCCATGACTCGGACTCTCACCCAGCCTCACGTTTCTTGGGATAGTAGTCTTGTAGACCAACCCCCTGAAATGTGTCCGGATCTCCCGGGCGACCTGAAATGCGAGACGGATACGGTAATCGTACATGGTGAGCAGCAATCCTTCAATATGAAGCCCGGGATTGAAATTGTGTTTTACGAGCCTTATGATCTTTATCAACTGGCTCAGGCCCTCAAGTGCATAATATTCGCATTGCATGGGAATGATCACCGAATTGGAGGCGCTCAGGGCATTCACGGTTATCAGGCCGAGAGAGGGGGGGCAGTCCAGCAATATATAATCAAAGGAACTTAGGGGAGCCAAAAGCTCCTTCAGTACGCCCTCTCTATTCTTGCGTCCTGCCAGATCCACCTCTATTCCTACGAGATCCATGTTTGAAGGAATAATGGAAAGATTGGCAACAGATGTGGGCAGTATCGCTTCGGCCGCACTGACCAGGCCAAGGATGGCGTGATAGAGGTGTTTGTCCAGCCCCTTTTGGCCGATTCCGAGGCCGCTGGTGGCGTTTCCCTGGGCATCGCAGTCTACAAGCAATACAGACTTCCTGAGAATGGAAAGGCCTGCCGCCAGATTGACCGCTGTTGTGGTCTTACCCACGCCGCCTTTCTGGTTGGCTATGCATATTATCTTGGTTTTTCGTAAGGGCGGGCTTGTCATTGTCTCGCGTGAAACATATATTATATTAATTATAATCGATTTCAGGAGTATTAAGCCATAGCAAGAAAAATTTTCGGAAACACTAAAAGCCTGTCACATTCCGAGCGCCGGGACCTTGAGCGCCTCCTGCGCAGAAAAATACCCCCAGACAAGTTGTTAACCCCTGAAATAGCAAGAACTTTAGCCGGGATATCCAGCCATACGGCCAGACAAGTCGGGATCATAGTAAACCGAAAAGGTATAATACGCCACGTCATTCTGGGCGATCATCACGGTATATTGATACCGGACATAAGCTTCTACCGCAGGGGGCTTGGCCGTCTGAAGGGATTGCGGTGTATTCATACACATTTTGGCAAAAATGACGGAATAGATACGGAGGATCTCTCGGATCTTGCCTTGCTGAGACTGGATGCCATGGTAAATATTGAGGTCAAAGACAACCTGCCGGGCCGGGTATGCCTTGCCCACCTCCTGCCGCCAAACCCTGAAAACCGGCACTGGAAAATCCTTACCTTCCGGCATCCCAGCGCCATCGACCTGCCTTTTGGAGATTTTATCCAGGAGCTTGAGACAGAAATGCAGAAATCCCAGGGCGGGCTGTCCCTCGAAGGGGCGGAAGAGCGCGCGATCCTGGTCCACGCAAGTCAACATCCCCGCTTCGAGGCGGAACGATCCCTTGCAGAGCTTGCAGAGCTTGCCCGCTCGTCCAATGTGGAGGTGCTGGAAAGGATATGGCAGCGTGTTCCTCGCTACAACCCCGCACATCTGCTGGGTAAAGGAAAGCTGAGGGATATCCTGATGAAGGGCCTTTACCTGGGGGCAACCATGGTAATCTTTGACCAGGACCTCGGGGCCGTGCAATTAAACAATATCGCCAGGATGGTGGATCTCAAAGTCATAGACCGCACCCAGCTGATCCTGGACATCTTTGCGAGAAGGGCCCAAAGCAAAGAGGGGAAAATCCAGGTGGAATTGGCCCAGCTACGCTACCTTCTTCCAAGGCTCATAGGCCGGGGGACAGCCATGTCAAGGCTTGCCGGCGGCATCGGAGGAAGAGGTCCCGGCGAAACAAAGCTGGAGGAGGACCGCAGGAGGGTAAAACAGCGTATCAGCTCTCTCGAGCGGGAACTAAAGGGCCTGTCCAGGGGAAGAGCGGAGAGAAGAAAGCGCAGGGCCAAGAAAGGCCTCCCGCTGATCTCAATTATTGGTTACACCAATGCGGGGAAATCCACCCTCCTTAATTTACTCACCGGCAGCAAAGTCTTTGCCGAAAACAGGCTCTTTGCAACCCTTGATACAACAACACGACAGATTGACCTCCCCGGGGCAAAAAAGGCGCTGCTGGCAGATACCGTCGGCTTTATCCGGCACATGCCAAATGACCTCCGGGTGGCATTTAAGGCCACCATGGAAGAGTTGGAAGACGCGCATCTTTTCTTACACGTAGTCGATGCAACCAGCCCGTATAAAAAAGAGGAGATAATGGCAGTCGAACAGATCCTGAAAGAAATGGACCTGTTAACCACTCCAAGGATACTGGCCTATAACAAAATAGACCTGCTGGAAGGAGATATCCCTGGCTCCAACCCTGAAGCAGCTTACATCTCTGCAGTGACTGAAGACGGCATCGACAGGCTTCTTGAGATGTTGGCTGAGCGATTGCCCCTGGCTCACACCTTATAATAATCCATATACCAGGCAATGAACCTGGGAATCCCTTCTTCCAGGGTGGTATCCGGCCTGAACCCCACGTCTCTCATCAGGTCATCAATATCCGCATAGGTGGCCGGCACGTCCCCTGGCTGCATGGGCAGCAGATTCTTCCGGGCCTTCTTTCCCAGGCATTCTTCCACTATCTCGATAAAGCGCAGCAACTCCACCGGCTGATTATTCCCGATATTATAGAGCCTGTACGGCGCATAGCTCGAACCCGGATCAGGCGCCTCGCCGGTCCAGCCGGGATCGGCTTCCGCCGGTCTGTCCAGGACCCTTACCACCCCCTCAATAATGTCATCTATGTAAGTAAAGTCCCTGCACATTTTGCCGTAGTTAAACACATCTATGGGACGATCTTTTAATATGGCATCTGTAAACAAAAAGAGGGCCATGTCGGGTCTTCCCCACGGTCCGTAAACAGTAAAAAAACGAAGCCCCGTACAGTGCAGGCCGTACAGGTGGCTGTAGGTATGGGCCATCAGTTCGTTTGCCTTTTTAGTGGCGGCATATATGGAAACCGGATGGTCCACATTGTCATGGACACTGAAGGGCATCCTGGTGTTTGCCCCGTACACAGAGCTGGACGAGGCAAAGACCAGGTGCTTAATGCCATTATGCCTGCAGCCCTCAAGGACATTTATAAAGCCCACCAGGTTTGAGTCCACATAGGAATGAGGGTTTATAAGAGAATAGCGCACACCCGCCTGGGCTGCCAGGTTGACCACTCCATCAAACCCCTCTGCCGCAAAAAGATTCTCCATTGCCTCCCTGTCCGACAGGTCCATGCGCACGGATTTGAAGCCGGTATATGGTGTGAGCATGGAAAGGCGGGCCTCCTTGAGGGCCGGATCATAATAGTCGTTCATGTTGTCAAGGCCCACAACTTCTCTCCCTTCCTCCAGAAGCCGCCTGGAAAGGTGATATCCTATGAATCCGGCCGCTCCGGTAACCAGTATCTTTTTCATTGAATGAAGCGATTCGGCGGACATTCTGTTATTCAACAGTAACGCTCTTTGCCAGGTTGCGGGGCTGATCCACATCACATCCCCTGGCAACAGCTATTTCATAGGCCAATAATTGCAATGGAACGGTATAAAGAAACGGGTTGATGTCAGGATCCTCTGGTCCGGGCACTGATATAACATGCTGTGCGATCCTGGAAATGCCTTCATCGCCTCCTTCTCCAAGGGCTATGACAATGCCGCGCCTTGAGCGCACCTCTTCCATATTACTGAGCACCTTATCATAGACGTGATCACGGGGGGCCAGGGCTACCACCGGCATATTCCTGTCGATCAGGGCAATGGGACCGTGTTTCATCTCCCCGGCTGCGTATCCCTCGGCATGGATGTAAGAAATTTCCTTGAGCTTGAGGGCACCTTCAAGGGCGATGGGAAAATGAATATCCCTGCCAAGATATAAAAAATCCTTGTAGCCGTAAAAGGTGTCCGCCAGCTCCATTGTCTGCTGATGCCACGGAACAAGGCCGTCTTCCAGCAACCCGGGAACACTTATCAAGGCAGATATCTTGTCCCTGATATCTCCTGTGCTGAGACTGTTTCTGGCCTGGCCCAGATAAAGCGCAAGGACATAAAGGGCTGAAAGCTGGCTGGTAAAGGCCTTGGTCGAGGCAACCCCTATCTCCGGGCCTGCATGGGTGTAAATTGTACTGTCCGACTCTCTGGTTATGGTACTGCCGACCACGTTGCAAATAGCTATTACGGGTGAGTCCAGCCCTTTCGCCATACGGAGCCCGGCCAGGGTATCAGCCGTTTCTCCGGACTGGGAAATCGGGACTGTGAGCACGGTCTCATCTAATATGAGATGCCTGTAGCGAAACTCGGAAGCAAGGTCAACTTCTACCGGCAGGCCCGCCCATTTTTCTATCCAGTATTTTGCTACAAGGCCTGCATGCCAGGATGTGCCGCAGGCAAGAAGCACCACCCTCCTGAGGCCCTTTATCAGATCAGGAGAGAGCTCAATTTCGGGCAGGCTTACCTCTCCGGGCTCCGGCATCACGCGACCGCGGAAAGTATTCAGTACACCCTGGGGCTGCTCGTAGATCTCCTTCAGCATGAAATGCTTATATCCGGCCTTTTCTGCCATGGTCGCATCCCAGGAAATGGCCTGAGGAGACTTTACTACAGGCCTGCCGCTATCTATGAGCCTCACCTCGGCACCGTTTCTGGACAGGGTGGCCATCTCCCCGTCGTCCAGAAAGATCACGTTACGCGTATAGGGCAAGAGTGCGGGGATATCCGAGGCCAGGAAACACTCATTGTCCGCAAGCCCCAGGACCATGGGGCTCTGCTTTCGTGCGGCAACCAATATGTCAGGGCTGCCCTGCCACAGCACTCCTATGGCATAGGCGCCCTTGACCTCCATCAGGGCATCCCTGACGGCCTGGACCAGATCTCCATCCAGATACTTTTCAATAAGGTGCGCCAGGACCTCGGTATCTGTCTCCGACCTGAAGATATGACCCTCATTCTGGAGCTGCCGGCGAAGGGAGTAATAGTTTTCAATAATGCCGTTGTGAACGACCACCAGGTTCCCGGTACAGTCTGTGTGAGGATGGGCATTGGCCTCGGTGGGCTCTCCGTGGGTAGCCCAGCGCGTATGGCCCAGCCCGACAGAGCTTGGTACATCACGGATGCCGTCCAGCAACAGGTCCAGCCTGCCCAGCTTGCCCTCGCTCCTGGCACGGTGGACAGACCCCTCAAGGACCCATGCCACCCCGGCTGAATCATAGCCCCTGTACTCCAGCCTTCGAAGGCCGTCTAAGAGTATGGGCAATACGCACCTGTGACCAATATAACCCACTATGCCGCACATAAGTCCTCCTGAGAGGCGTCCAGATTATTTCTTTCGCCCCTTAAGGTAGTCTTCCCACTCCATGGGCAGCAGATATTTCTTTCTGTTATTGCATTCCTTGCAGACCGGCACCAGGTTGTTCTTAATGCTTCGACCCCCTCGAACCAGGGGAACCACATGATCCATCGTGAGACTGGAAGGCCCCACGCGCCTCCCGCAGTAGAAACAGACACCTTGAGCACACTTCTGCTGCCACCATCTGCTGCGCCTTATCTCTCTGGCCCTGGATTTTTCCCTCTTTATATCCTCTTCGGCAACAAATGGCGAAAAAGAAATCATATCTTTATCTTTCATAATCTTTTTCATTAACCGTTACGGGTTCACCGAATATTTACATTCAGATTTTCGGTTGACCCTGAACTCTTATCTTTTTCATAAACAAATAGCAAGTCATCGGTTTTTATTTTATAAAATACTCACTTCCGAATTATACTGTAAAAAGTCCTGAAATATAATTCCGCTTAAAAAGCCCGAGACCTGCCGGCAGGCAGGTGCAAGGTGTGGAAATCAGCTCAAGGCTCAAAGGGCTATCGTAATTAACCACTTTCGGCTTTCAGCTCTTATGCAACGCAGCAGATGGAATATTTTCAAGGACCATATGTAAATATTCTTATGAACCCGTTATATTCTGCCTTGGAGCGGTTACCTTTTTCCGGGTTTCAAAGCTCACTCATCGCAGACCGAAAGAGGCAGTGCAATTTGGCCCGCGACTGAAACCCTGCAAAAGGCAAACCGCTCCTGCGGCAGGGCGCGGATGGCAACCGNNNNNNNNNNNNNNNNNNNNNNNNNNNNNNNNNNNNNNNNNNNNNNNNNNNNNNNNNNNNNNNNNNNNNNNNNNNNNNNNNNNNNNNNNNNNNNNNNNNNNNNNNNNNNNNNNNNNNNNNNNNNNNNNNNNNNNNNNNNNNNNNNNNNNNNNNNNNNNNNNNNNNNNNNNNNNNNNNNNNNNNNNNNNNNNNNNNNNNNNNNNNNNNNNNNNNNNNNNNNNNNNNNNNNNNNNNNNNNNNNNNNNNNNNNNNNNNNNNNNNNNNNNNNNNNNNNNNNNNNNNNNNNNNNNNNNNNNNNNNNNNNNNNNNNNNNNNNNNNNNNNNNNNNNNNNNNNNNNNNNNNNNNNNNNNNNNNNNNNNNNNNNNNNNNNNNNNNNNNNNNNNNNNNNNNNNNNNNNNNNNNNNNNNNNNNNNNNNNNNNNNNNNNNNNNNNNNNNNNNNNNNNNNNNNNNNNNNNNNNNNNNNNNNNNNNNNNNNNNNNNNNNNNNNNNNNNNNNNNNNNNNNNNNNNNNNNNNNNNNNNNNNNNNNNNNNNNNNNNNNNNNNNNNNNNNTCTCAAGTCCACGTAAGAGAAAGCCGGGGAAACCCTGACAATGTTTCATCTGCCCAAATACAGGTTCAATTATTCGCTTGCGAAATCCATAAATATATCGACTGACTGGGTTTTGGAGGTTCCTGTCCATGGCCTTGTATCTGTCGGAACGGTGCCTGATATTTTTGGAGCCGGATTCGGCCTTTCTCATCTCTTGCTCTTTCCGGGTTGAAACAAGAGCGTTTATTTCATCCTTGGATTCCAGGTATTCAAGATTATCGTCACTGCAATACCCTGCGTCAGCAAGGACTGTCTTTGCGTAAACATCTATTTCTGAAAGATTCTGCTGTGCCTGCTCCAGCATAGGTTTAAGCTGATGAATGTCATTGGCCTCATTCACCACGTCACAGGCAATAACTATCTGGTCTTCTGTAGCTACGGCCTGAGCATTATAACCTTGAATATAACCTTTGGACGTCTTCTGAATACGACTCTCAGAATCGGTCATATTGACCTTGGTTTCAGGCTTCACTGTGTCGTCAGGCTTTTGAGATTTTCTGCCGTGTTTCTTATGAGACTCCTTGCTCTTTTTGGCTTCAGCCTTTTTTCTGGCTTCCAGGTATTTTTTAGCCTCTTTGATCTTTGCAAGCCTTTTTTCTGCAGTACTCAAATCCTCAGGAAGTTCATCACCACGTTTGCTGCCATACAGCCTGTCTTCCTCCTGATCTGTCTTCTCTGCCTGCTCAAGGAGTGCTTCCAATTTCTCCTTGAGTCGCTTCTCTTGCTTGGAAAGCTGCTCATAAGTTTTGTTGCGGCTCAGGCTTGCATTGGCTTTAACCTTGGTGCCATCAAGGGCTATAATGCCAGCCTTTACCAAACCAGAAGCCTTACAGAGAAGTAGTATCTGGGGAAAAAGATCCTGCAGAGCCCTGAGATGTCTTTTGCGAAATTCTGATATGGTTCTAAAATCTGGAAAATTACCGGCAGCAAGCCATCTGAATGCCACATCATCTACCAGGGCTTTGGCAATCTTCCTGCTGGATGGAATACCCATACAGTAGGCGTATAAAAGTATCTTTACCATCATTGCCGGATGATAGGCTGCGCTTCCCTGGCCATTGGCTCTGTAAGCTGTGATTAATGCTGACAGATCCATTTGATCAACTGTCTCAGATATAAATCGGGCAAGATGGTCCTGGGGGAGCCAGTCGTCCAGAGATGGGGGTAGCAGATATGGTTGCTCCGGATTATAGCTTCTGAAATTGTAGTTCATGAGGCCCTCAAAAAGCAATTATCATGTTGAAATTATATAATATTTTACCGAATTCGGCCTCATTTTGCAACTAATATTTGCGGGACAGACTCTAAGCGCAGCATAAGGCGAATGCAGAGGGGGCAGGACATCCCCCATGTCAAAAGCCTTAAGAAAACAAGGGGCTGAAGTGTGAAGTGAAAAGAAATATCCCCTACCAGTGAACGGTTACGTGGGACCACGGGTTCACCGAATGTTTACGACCATATAGCTATTATGTATAATCGTCTTCTTTACCTTTTTTGCGTTCTGGTTTTCGCCTTTATCTTTTTGGCCTCGCCCGTCTGTGCAATGATGTCCATTGAAGAAGAACGGGAAATGAGGGATAAACTGCTGCGCATGGTTGAATCCCAGGTCCCGCTCATAAAGGATCCGGAAATTGTCGGCTATGTATCCGATATAGGCCAAAAGGTGCTTGACCAGGTCGAGGGCAAGCTCTTTGACTAC is from Deltaproteobacteria bacterium and encodes:
- a CDS encoding hydrolase; protein product: MDSKKFYQKLDRVLDIPTLPVVAIKVNKLLQDYDISITELTGTIEKDQAIVSRILRLVNSAFYGLQSKVESVHQALVVLGLNTVRNVVISVSVIKAFSGKDSFEGFDIKDFWRHSVGVAVASRYLAVQTRLDNPDDCFIAGLLHDIGKVILSEYFKEPFGQVWASVRDDGLSFYEAERNLLPLNHAQIGGHLAAKWRLPPDLIDTIRYHHTPREGASNLDQLMIVHVADIIVNTRKADPGNACDFTNTYPKAAEIMRPQLETVSDWFPSVATEIESACELLLEEE
- a CDS encoding chromosome partitioning protein ParB, with amino-acid sequence MKLKRGLGKGLGALLSPEDIYDLESPGSFLCPIEKIRPNPDQPRRRMDHDSLEGLAGSIREKGVLQPLVVREVDGVYELIVGERRWRAAQKAGLKAVPVVIKDVSPDELLELALVENIQRDDLNPLEEAMAYGRLVNEMGLTQSQVASRVGRERSTVANFLRLLNLPDYAQTDLLDGRLGMGHARALLMLEDPERQRELRDEIIKKGLSVRKAEVLARRLAEGKGPGTRVRKEDPNIRSLCEDLTRRLGSRVKIVQTKRGGRLEIRYRSMQDLERVIRLLSADGA
- the hflX gene encoding GTPase HflX; translated protein: MLTPEIARTLAGISSHTARQVGIIVNRKGIIRHVILGDHHGILIPDISFYRRGLGRLKGLRCIHTHFGKNDGIDTEDLSDLALLRLDAMVNIEVKDNLPGRVCLAHLLPPNPENRHWKILTFRHPSAIDLPFGDFIQELETEMQKSQGGLSLEGAEERAILVHASQHPRFEAERSLAELAELARSSNVEVLERIWQRVPRYNPAHLLGKGKLRDILMKGLYLGATMVIFDQDLGAVQLNNIARMVDLKVIDRTQLILDIFARRAQSKEGKIQVELAQLRYLLPRLIGRGTAMSRLAGGIGGRGPGETKLEEDRRRVKQRISSLERELKGLSRGRAERRKRRAKKGLPLISIIGYTNAGKSTLLNLLTGSKVFAENRLFATLDTTTRQIDLPGAKKALLADTVGFIRHMPNDLRVAFKATMEELEDAHLFLHVVDATSPYKKEEIMAVEQILKEMDLLTTPRILAYNKIDLLEGDIPGSNPEAAYISAVTEDGIDRLLEMLAERLPLAHTL
- a CDS encoding capsular biosynthesis protein CpsI; translated protein: MKKILVTGAAGFIGYHLSRRLLEEGREVVGLDNMNDYYDPALKEARLSMLTPYTGFKSVRMDLSDREAMENLFAAEGFDGVVNLAAQAGVRYSLINPHSYVDSNLVGFINVLEGCRHNGIKHLVFASSSSVYGANTRMPFSVHDNVDHPVSIYAATKKANELMAHTYSHLYGLHCTGLRFFTVYGPWGRPDMALFLFTDAILKDRPIDVFNYGKMCRDFTYIDDIIEGVVRVLDRPAEADPGWTGEAPDPGSSYAPYRLYNIGNNQPVELLRFIEIVEECLGKKARKNLLPMQPGDVPATYADIDDLMRDVGFRPDTTLEEGIPRFIAWYMDYYKV
- the glmS gene encoding glutamine--fructose-6-phosphate transaminase (isomerizing) yields the protein MCGIVGYIGHRCVLPILLDGLRRLEYRGYDSAGVAWVLEGSVHRARSEGKLGRLDLLLDGIRDVPSSVGLGHTRWATHGEPTEANAHPHTDCTGNLVVVHNGIIENYYSLRRQLQNEGHIFRSETDTEVLAHLIEKYLDGDLVQAVRDALMEVKGAYAIGVLWQGSPDILVAARKQSPMVLGLADNECFLASDIPALLPYTRNVIFLDDGEMATLSRNGAEVRLIDSGRPVVKSPQAISWDATMAEKAGYKHFMLKEIYEQPQGVLNTFRGRVMPEPGEVSLPEIELSPDLIKGLRRVVLLACGTSWHAGLVAKYWIEKWAGLPVEVDLASEFRYRHLILDETVLTVPISQSGETADTLAGLRMAKGLDSPVIAICNVVGSTITRESDSTIYTHAGPEIGVASTKAFTSQLSALYVLALYLGQARNSLSTGDIRDKISALISVPGLLEDGLVPWHQQTMELADTFYGYKDFLYLGRDIHFPIALEGALKLKEISYIHAEGYAAGEMKHGPIALIDRNMPVVALAPRDHVYDKVLSNMEEVRSRRGIVIALGEGGDEGISRIAQHVISVPGPEDPDINPFLYTVPLQLLAYEIAVARGCDVDQPRNLAKSVTVE
- a CDS encoding HNH endonuclease, producing MISFSPFVAEEDIKREKSRAREIRRSRWWQQKCAQGVCFYCGRRVGPSSLTMDHVVPLVRGGRSIKNNLVPVCKECNNRKKYLLPMEWEDYLKGRKK